The following nucleotide sequence is from uncultured Draconibacterium sp..
AAAAATATTAATGGCAGAAATATACGACTTGAGTTTGGAGAACAGATAATTACAGATGGTCATTACCTGATTGAAAACGATGATAATACCATTGCGTCAATGGCGTTTAATTACAATCGTTTAGAGTCGGATTTACGTTATTTCCAGTCCAATGAACTGAACACCCGCCTGCAAACCAATCAGCTAACAAATGCAACAGTTATTGAAGAAATTGATCGTAATTTCTCAGAAATATTCGACGACATTCAGAATGGCCGCCAGTTGTGGAAATGGTGTTTATTGCTGGCATTGTTCTTTATTCTTTGTGAGGTGCTCATTGCGCGTTTCTGGAAATAGCAAAAACATTGCTTATTGTTTCAATTAGCTGATTTTTCTCACTGCTCTTTAACACCACTCATGTGGTTGCTTTTTCAATCCAAAAATCGTATTTCTGCATTAAAATTAAACAACTTATTATGACTAAATTAAGTTCTGCAGACTACATGGCCAAAGAGGATAAATTTGGCGCACACAACTACCATCCGCTACCGGTTGTTCTCTCAAAAGGAGATGGTATTTTTGTGTGGGATGTTGAGGGTAAAAAATATTACGATTTCCTGGCAGCTTATTCAGCTGTTAACCAGGGACACTGCCATCCAAAAATAATTGATGCACTAACTGAGCAGGCAAAAACGCTGGCATTAACATCAAGGGCTTTTTACAACGATGTGCTGGGCGAATGGGAAGAGTACATGACCAAATTGTTTGGCTACGATAAAATGTTGCCCATGAACTCGGGTGCCGAGGCTGATGAAACAGCTTTAAAACTGATTCGCAAATGGGCCTATAAAGTAAAGGGTATTCCTACAAATGAGGCCAAAATTGTGGTTTGCGACGGCAATTTCCACGGACGTACCATCACCATCATTTCCATGTCCAGTGATCCGGATGCTTACAGTCATTATGGTCCGTACACACCCGGTTTTGTAAATATACCTTACAACGACATTGAGCGTCTTGAAGAAGAATTGCAGGATCCAAATGTGGCAGGTTTTCTTGTGGAACCGATTCAGGCCGAAGCAGGCGTTTATGTTCCGGAAGATGGCTACCTGAAAAAGGCCAGCGAGCTGTGTAAAAAATATAATGTTTTGTTTGTGGCCGACGAGGTGCAAACCGGTTTGGCCCGCACAGGAAAAATGCTGGCTTGTGATCATGAGAATGTTCGCCCCGATATTTTGGTTTTAGGAAAAGCGGTTTCAGGCGGTATTTATCCGGTTTCGTGTGTACTGGCAGATGATGAAATTATGCTGACCATAAAACCCGGTGAACACGGCAGTACATACGGCGGTAACCCAATTGCAGGAAAAGTTGCCATGGCGGCACTTGATGTTATTCAGGAAGAAGGGCTTGTAGAAAATGCTGAACGTTTAGGAAAAATATTCCGCGAAGAAATGCGCGCCATTGATTCGCCACTTATTGAAATTGTGCGGGGTAAAGGACTATTGAACGCTGTTGCCATAAAACCAATAAACGGAAAAACCGCCTGGGATGTGTGTCTGGCCTTAAAAGAAAATGGATTGATTGCCAAACCAACACATGAGCACATTATTCGTTTTACACCTCCTTTGGTAATTACCGAAGAACAATTAATGGAAGCAATTGAAATTATTAAAACTACCTTGAAAGAATTTGAAGCTTAATTTATAAAATAGTGCTACTATCACTGAGAGTGATAGTAGCACTATAATTCACAAACGAATCGCAAACTTTTTCAAACGCTCATCAATCATTTCATCCGGAATAATCGTTTTAAATGCATCGCTTACTGCGTTAATAATACGCTCTTTCACAAAATTCTTGTGAATAACAATCGACACCTCGCGAATCGCCGGCGGATCGTTAATTTCGCGTACATTTTTGCGCTGCTCATCGTTTAGCAAAGGCAAGTGCAATTCAGGAATTAAGGTATAGCCGCCGTTTAAATCAACTATGCGTACAAGCGTATCAATACTTCCGGCTTCAAAAATATGATTGTATGGCAGTTTGGTGGTACAAAAATTAAAAACCTGGTCGCGCAAACAATGCCCTTCTTCCAGTACCCAAAGCTTCTCCTGCGGCATATTTCCAGGGTTCAGCGGAACATCCTTTAATGGATGATCGGCAGCGAAATAGGCATAAAAGCGTTCGTAAAACAAAGGTATCTCCAAAAAGTCGGGCTCATCAAGTGGTGTTGCCGCAATAAACATATCTATCCGGTCCTTTTTTAGCGTATCAACCAGCGTTGCCGTGTTCATTTCCGAAATGGTAAGTTGCACAGTTGGACAGCTTTCACCAAACGATTTAATAAAACGTGGCACCAGGTAGTTGGCCAAAGTTGGAATAACACCAACATGTAACGATCCGCTTAACGAATCGGTCTCATTCGATACCAGTTCATTGATTTTCCGGATCTCTTTTATCGATCGTTCGGCCTGTTCAATAATCTTTTTACCCAACGCAGTTGGCTCTATCGGATGTTTCGACCGATCAAAAATATCAACTCCCAGCTCGGTTTCCAGCTTTTGTATCATCGTACTTAATGTGGGTTGTGTAACCCCGCATTGCTTCGAAGCAGTAACAAAATGCCTGT
It contains:
- a CDS encoding LysR substrate-binding domain-containing protein; translated protein: MTLQQLEYILAVNKYRHFVTASKQCGVTQPTLSTMIQKLETELGVDIFDRSKHPIEPTALGKKIIEQAERSIKEIRKINELVSNETDSLSGSLHVGVIPTLANYLVPRFIKSFGESCPTVQLTISEMNTATLVDTLKKDRIDMFIAATPLDEPDFLEIPLFYERFYAYFAADHPLKDVPLNPGNMPQEKLWVLEEGHCLRDQVFNFCTTKLPYNHIFEAGSIDTLVRIVDLNGGYTLIPELHLPLLNDEQRKNVREINDPPAIREVSIVIHKNFVKERIINAVSDAFKTIIPDEMIDERLKKFAIRL
- the rocD gene encoding ornithine--oxo-acid transaminase — protein: MTKLSSADYMAKEDKFGAHNYHPLPVVLSKGDGIFVWDVEGKKYYDFLAAYSAVNQGHCHPKIIDALTEQAKTLALTSRAFYNDVLGEWEEYMTKLFGYDKMLPMNSGAEADETALKLIRKWAYKVKGIPTNEAKIVVCDGNFHGRTITIISMSSDPDAYSHYGPYTPGFVNIPYNDIERLEEELQDPNVAGFLVEPIQAEAGVYVPEDGYLKKASELCKKYNVLFVADEVQTGLARTGKMLACDHENVRPDILVLGKAVSGGIYPVSCVLADDEIMLTIKPGEHGSTYGGNPIAGKVAMAALDVIQEEGLVENAERLGKIFREEMRAIDSPLIEIVRGKGLLNAVAIKPINGKTAWDVCLALKENGLIAKPTHEHIIRFTPPLVITEEQLMEAIEIIKTTLKEFEA